In a single window of the Fusarium falciforme chromosome 3, complete sequence genome:
- a CDS encoding Phosphoinositide phospholipase C → MSRFCGLLPSRRRSRREKPQRTPTMSIFGNNIHSLGDLANLIGITTVASPRQAHGWQKQPQPQPKPKAPATDECSSRSSAQPAAPNPEFHLSVAMHEALSRIFNDLRGPDALLTRAKFAEFLQNVQGETKVDLSKDNYALGEFLYIWHTWSSEAIAPLPEKDLSKPLTNYFINSSHNTYLVGNQLASRSSPEAYRNVLLRGCRCIEIDVWNGDAVVSTSRSRSPKGDHKRGLSGESLPNAATTVREAIEDWSGNRSRSASASSRRETEPSPRSSTQQLPLETRESGDRLDVSKPARTRQSFPKSEPIVTHGWTLTTPCGFREVCKAVSEVAFIDNDLPIIVSLEVHADPDQQELMVLIMKEEWGEMLVDKPFEGCDPRFQLPKLSELRNKILVKVKKAPAKIVVPPSTIDLPAICANDEDASGSEDEEASQGSSALLLSSSSSAPPQPKSSKVAICESLGSLAVYTRSQHYKSLATKEAKIPPHIFSISENRILELHQKQHRDMFTHNKGYFMRAFPAGRRIDSSNPDPSRFWRGGVQMVAMNWQNLDEGMMLNEGMFADEKGWVLKPEGYQSSNKSAETQSEATPGRTMNLRITVFAGQRIPVQAGDAADHNRSASTIRPLIKVELHVDKPDDVERDGQMQEYNYKGRTRTSKTDHPDFGPSGSMLEFLNTPKVVEELSFVRFKIEDDSSKIGSSPLLAWACIRLDRLRPGYRLIRLMDSTCHAVPGGKLLVKIDKTFV, encoded by the exons ATGTCGCGCTTCTGCGGGCTCCTT CCGAGCCGCCGCCGGTCCAGGCGCGAGAAGCCCCAGCGCACGCCGACAATGTCAATCTTTGGCAACAACATCCACTCCCTTGGCGACCTGGCGAATCTGATCGGAATAACCACCGTCGCGTCCCCGCGCCAGGCACACGGCTGGCAgaagcagccgcagccgcagccgaaGCCGAAAGCCCCCGCGACCGATGAATGCTCCAGCAGGAGTTCCGCCCAACCAGCCGCCCCCAATCCTGAATTTCACCTCAGCGTTGCGATGCACGAGGCCCTCAGCCGTATCTTCAACGACTTGCGCGGTCCAGATGCTCTTCTGACCCGGGCCAAGTTCGCCGAGTTTCTACAGAATGTTCAGGGAGAGACCAAGGTGGACTTGAGCAAGGACAACTACGCTCTGGGCGAGTTCCTCTACATATGGCACACATGGTCTTCAGAGGCTATCGCACCCTTGCCAGAGAAGGACCTGTCAAAGCCTCTCACCAACTACTTCATCAACAGCAGTCACAATACCTACTTGGTCGGGAATCAGCtggcctcgagaagctccccGGAAGCGTACAGAAAC GTCCTTCTACGAGGTTGCCGTTGTATCGAAATTGACGTGTGGAACGGGGATGCCGTCGTTTCAACGAGCAGATCTAGGTCTCCTAAGGGGGACCACAAGCGCGGTCTGTCAGGTGAATCATTGCCCAACGCCGCCACGACGGTGCGTGAGGCCATTGAAGACTGGTCAGGCAATCGGTCCCGTAGTGCTAGTGCCAGCAGTCGACGGGAGACGGAACCCTCCCCGCGCTCAAGCACCCAGCAGTTGCCGTTGGAGACCCGCGAGTCTGGGGATCGCCTTGATGTTTCAAAGCCCGCGCGGACCCGCCAGTCGTTTCCAAAGAGCGAGCCCATCGTGACGCACGGATGGACTCTCACCACCCCTTGCGGCTTTCGAGAGGTGTGCAAGGCTGTAAGTGAGGTTGCTTTTATTGACAATGACCTGCCTATCATCGTCAGTCTTGAGGTGCACGCCGATCCAGACCAGCAGGAGCTCATGGTTCTCATCATGAAAGAGGAATGGGGAGAGATGCTTGTGGACAAGCCATTCGAAGGCTGTGACCCCAGGTTTCAACTTCCCAAGCTGAGCGAGCTGCGCAACAAGATCCTCGTCAAGGTCAAAAAGGCCCCAGCGAAGATTGTCGTCCCGCCCAGCACCATAGACTTACCTGCCATCTGCGCGAACGACGAAGATGCCTCAGGATCTGAAGACGAGGAAGCATCCCAAGGATCGAGTGCCCTTCTCCTGAGCTCAAGCAGCAGCGCTCCTCCACAGCCCAAGAGCTCCAAGGTGGCCATCTGTGAGAGCCTCGGAAGCCTGGCGGTCTACACACGAAGTCAGCATTACAAGAGTCTCGCaaccaaggaggccaagattCCTCCTCACATCTTCTCCATTAGTGAGAACCGCATTCTCGAGCTTCATCAGAAGCAACATCGTGACATGTTCACCCATAACAAGGGTTACTTCATGCGTGCCTTTCCTGCAGGACGGAGGATTGATAGCTCCAACCCAGACCCAAGTCGTTTCTGGCGTGGCGGTGTCCAGATGGTGGCTATGAACTGGCAGAATCTGGACGAGGGCATGATGCTCAATGAGGGCATGTTTGCCGACGAGAAGGGTTGGGTCCTGAAACCTGAGGGCTACCAGAGCTCCAACAAGTCTGCAGAGACCCAGAGCGAGGCCACTCCTGGTCGCACGATGAACCTGAGGATCACAGTCTTTGCTGGCCAACGCATTCCCGTCCAGGCCGGCGACGCTGCGGACCATAACCGTTCCGCCAGCACCATCCGCCCGCTCATCAAGGTGGAACTGCACGTCGACAAGCCAGACGATGTTGAACGAGATGGGCAGATGCAGGAGTACAACTACAAGGGCAGGACGAGGACCAGCAAGACGGATCATCCCGACTTCGGCCCCAGTGGCTCGATGCTCGAGTTTCTCAACACACCAAAAgtggtggaggagctcaGTTTTGTCAG GTTTAAGATCGAGGACGACTCTTCCAAGATTGGCAGCTCGCCACTTCTTGCTTGGGCTTGCATTCGTCTAGACCGCCTGCGCCCAGGCTATCGATTGATCCGCCTTATGGACTCGACGTGTCACGCGGTGCCCGGCGGGAAGTTGCTCGTCAAGATTGACAAGACCTTTGTCTGA
- a CDS encoding Stress-response A/B barrel domain-containing protein: MNPRLLLRVSPLIRPSTPSTVSQVRARLYTTKMANRVHRITMFKMPSEDDRAVLLEQYNKLSANQQKDGKPYILSMVVGAADEDARSQGYHFVSKTEFASMEDMKYYDDECKAHNDLKTVVKTLGVQGVLTIYFKPQAIGGIDNA, from the exons ATGAACCCAAGGCTTCTCCTCAGAGTTTCCCCTCTGATCCGACCGTCCACCCCCAGCACTGTATCCCAGGTCCGAGCGAGACTCTACACCACCAAGATGGCGAACCGTGTCCACCGAATCACCATGTTCAAGATGCCCAGCGAGGACGACCGGGCCGTTCTGCTGGAGCAGTACAACAAGCTGAGTGCCAACCAGCAAAAG GACGGCAAGCCCTACATCCTGTCCATGGTGGTCGGTGCCGCCGATGAGGATGCCCGATCTCAGGGATACCACTTTGTGTCCAAGACCGAGTTTGCCAGCATGGAGGACATGAAGTACTACGACGACGAGTGCAAGGCCCACAACGACCTCAAGACGGTCGTTAAGACGCTGGGCGTCCAAGGTGTCTTGACCATTTACTTTAAGCCGCAGGCTATTGGTGGCATTGACAATGCTTGA
- a CDS encoding MFS domain-containing protein produces MPLSYPNPSLGQMTILEEQRSGDTGSTRTISGLRKHSVTGPRQAVLVISLLAGLLFSSLDTSIVSTSLVTISHDLNDFVNAPWIVLAYLLTYMGFAVCVSKLSDIYGRRNMLVVSWVFFVGFSQGCGSATSMTALIVCRAFQGMGASGLYSLTQIGLVEVGPSHRPSLIGAMIGATLAVAFVLGPIIGGAVSQLSDWRWLFNMNIPFGLATILAITNLWPHEDVAHIFSWKAFTSIDFIGSATLLSSSGFLVFAVQQAGSQTFSWGSPEIISALAISGVSWIVFVCWEVFLEAKPHRRIEPIFPIRLMLRRVYSAGLLVTMFTGFPYISLSIVIPERFQIVNREGVLMAGLHILPLLGACAIGSFLGGAISSKKNNTSFTLLGASCLQLLGVGLMSTMTRPDGYAKAQYAFQAIFGLGVGLSFSAATIMTSILAAERSELASAQGAVAQARVLGGCIGLSVCTVIFNSHVNRYLQEHLTLTQLDNLHRSPLTSLHLPMGLQDLVKQVYAGAFAEEIKTMMLVCAVMVVISLFTLERRPEPLERLTAFPKDELSSRRGSDSATEMTDISSAERCV; encoded by the exons ATGCCCCTATCTTACCCCAATCCATCCCTGGGTCAGATGACGATACTAGAAGAACAAAGAAGCGGAGACACTGGTTCGACAAGAACTATCTCTGGACTACGCAAGCATTCTGTTACTGGACCTCGACAGGCGGTCCTCGTAATATC TCTGCTCGCAGGACTGCTCTTTTCTAGTCTCGACACTTCCATCGTCTCAACTTCTCTCGTTACCATCTCGCATGATCTCAATGATTTTGTCAATGCACCATGGATTGTCCTGGCCTACCTTTTGACTTATATGG GATTCGCAGTTTGTGTCTCAAAACTCAGTGACATTTACGGGCGACGCAACATGCTCGTGGTGTCATGGGTCTTCTTTGTTGGTTTCTCACAAGGTTGTGGATCGGCTACCAGTATGACGGCTTT GATTGTATGCCGAGCCTTCCAGGGGATGGGGGCTTCTGGCCTGTACAGCTTGACACAGATCGGTCTGGTAGAAGTTGGACCCTCCCACCGGCCGAGCTTGATCGGGGCCATGATTGGAGCCACTCTCGCAGTTGCCTTTGTGCTAGGCCCTATTATTGGCGGTGCTGTTTCTCAGCTCTCGGACTGGAGATGGTTGTTCAATATGAA CATCCCCTTTGGCCTTGCAACTATCCTCGCCATCACGAACCTATGGCCACATGAAGACGTAGCACACATCTTTTCTTGGAAGGCATTTACCAGCATCGACTTCATCGGCAGTGCAACACTCCTCAGCAGCTCTGGATTCCTGGTGTTTGCTGTTCAACAGGCCGGGTCGCAGACGTTTTCTTGGGGAAGCCCAGAGATCATCTCGGCCCTGGCCATTTCAGGTGTCAGCTGGATCGTGTTTGTGTGCTGGGAGGTGTTCCTGGAGGCGAAGCCACACCGTCGCATCGAGCCCATCTTCCCTATACGGTTAATGTTGCGACGTGTGTACTCCGCAGGGTTGCT CGTGACCATGTTCACAGGCTTCCCATACATCTCTCTCTCGATTGTCATTCCCGAACGATTTCAAATTGTCAACCGCGAGGGCGTCCTTATGGCAGGGTTACACATTCTCCCCTTGCTGGGTGCCTGCGCTATCGGATCGTTTCTGGGGGGCGCAATATccagcaagaagaacaacACATCCTTTACTCTGCTTGGCGCATCGTGCCTTCAGCTGCTCGGTGTTGGACTAATGTCGACAATGACTAGGCCTGACGGCTACGCCAAAGCTCAGTACGCCTTTCAGGCTATTTTCGGACTGGGAGTTGGCCTGTCATTCTCTGCAGCTACCATCATGACAAGTATCCTTGCTGCCGAACGCAGCGAGCTTGCTTCTGCCCAAGGCGCTGTAGCGCAAGCTCGAGTACTGGGAGGCTGCATTGGGCTGTCGGTTTGCACCGTCATATTCAACTCGCATGTCAACAGATATCTCCAGGAACATCTGACGTTGACACAGCTCGACAACCTCCATCGCTCACCACTGACGAGCCTGCACCTTCCAATGGGCCTTCAGGACCTGGTCAAACAAGTTTACGCCGGTGCTTTTGCTGAAGAGATCAAAACCATGATGCTCGTCTGTGCTGTCATGGTGGTGATATCTCTGTTTACCTTGGAACGGCGCCCTGAGCCCCTGGAGCGATTGACAGCCTTCCCCAAGGATGAGCTTTCTTCAAGGCGAGGGAGCGACTCGGCGACAGAAATGACTGACATTTCCAGCGCTGAAAGATGTGTCTAG
- a CDS encoding Methyltransf-2 domain-containing protein, with protein MTNDSVQSGSEPAVPVGRTTETSHMIRLARKITEETEKLDKYLKENGLPDPGFDVDAPGDFPALPDDIQKSRQEIVYATNELGLLVRGPRESVRWGVWSFLDTVSLQILNSYDIPSLVPLDRPISLAELGSKTTLDPINLARNLRHAMTNAIFQEPTPGYIAHTAASKMLLKDANLRSWVGFNSEDIFPAAAHSLQAIRDYPEATSLTRTGFNVAFDTVDKEPMFATFGKNPVRAKRMGQAMASLTGGKGYEVSYFVDNYDLSDVDANEGTLVDVGGSHGFVCVDLGKKWKKMKFVVQDLQKTVDSAPKPICEDQDVAERITFQAHDFFTEQPVKGADVYFFRWIIHNYSTPYAIKILKNLIPALKPGARIVINDHCLRVPGSENPWDEKVMRSMDMVMMVLLNAQERTEKEFEDLFKAADERFVFKGVTRADGCRMGVIEAVWQPEAINGAHD; from the exons ATGACCAATGATTCAGTTCAGTCGGGATCCGAGCCTGCGGTACCAGTGGGTCGGACTACGGAAACGTCTCATATGATCCGGCTGGCCAGGAAGATCACCGAGGAGACTGAGAAGCTTGACAAGTACTTGAAGGAGAATGGACTTCCGGACCCTGGATTTGACGTTGATGCTCCTGGCGACTTTCCCGCGCTGCCAGACGATATCCAAAAGAGCCGCCAGGAAATTGTATATGCTACAAATGAACTAGGTCTTCTTGTTAGAGGACCCAGGGAGTCTGTTAGATGGGGTGTTTGGAGT TTTCTGGATACTGTAAGCCTGCAGATTCTCAACAGCTACGACATTc CTAGCCTTGTTCCTCTGGATAGGCCTATTTCGTTGGCTGAGCTGGGATCCAAGACTACACTTGATCCCATCAACTTGGCTCGCAACCTTCGTCATGCCATGACAAACGCCATCTTCCAGGAGCCGACTCCCGGATACATCGCTCATACCGCTGCCTCCAAGATGCTGCTGAAGGACGCCAACCTTAGATCCTGGGTTGGCTTCAACTCGGAGGACATCTTTCCCGCGGCTGCCCACTCCTTGCAGGCTATCCGAGATTACCCAGAGGCTACCTCGCTCACGCGCACTGGCTTTAACGTTGCCTTTGACACGGTCGATAAGGAGCCCATGTTTGCAACCTTTGGCAAGAATCCCGTGCGTGCGAAGCGTATGGGCCAAGCTATGGCCAGCTTGACTGGAGGCAAGGGTTACGAGGTTTCCTACTTTGTCGACAACTATGACTTGTCTGACGTGGACGCAAACGAAGGCACGCTGGTCGATGTTGGAGGCAGCCATGGCTTTGTGTGCGTCGACTTGGGCAAGaagtggaagaagatgaagtttGTGGTGCAGGATCTGCAAAAGACGGTTGACAGCGCGCCCAAGCCGATTTGTGAAGACCAAGACGTGGCCGAGCGTATAACCTTCCAGGCTCATGACTTTTTCACAGAACAGCCTGTAAAGGGCGCTGACG TCTACTTCTTCCGCTGGATCATCCACAACTACTCGACCCCCTACGCCATCAAGATTCTCAAGAACCTTATCCCAGCTCTCAAGCCCGGCGCCCGCATTGTTATTAATGACCACTGCCTCCGGGTGCCCGGGTCCGAGAACCCGTGGGACGAAAAGGTGATGCGCAGCATGgacatggtcatgatggtgCTCCTCAATGCCCAGGAGCGGACCGAGAAGGAGTTTGAGGACCTCTTCAAGGCTGCTGATGAGCGCTTTGTGTTCAAG GGTGTTACGAGGGCGGATGGATGTCGCATGGGTGTTATTGAGGCTGTTTGGCAGCCCGAGGCAATCAACGGGGCACATGACTGA